From Delphinus delphis chromosome X, mDelDel1.2, whole genome shotgun sequence, a single genomic window includes:
- the LOC138413961 gene encoding tigger transposable element-derived protein 1-like → MSGSKCKSSSDVADTAKVHQTIMVETKVKIIERVEQGKKIVDVACFYNMNHSTIGTILKNKDKIMEYVKSAVPMMLTIILMKRIKVMEEMEKLFRVWMQDQHQHRVSLSLMLIQEKAKRIYEDLKNKHGEESEGTSFNASHGWFHWFKTRANLHNVKVSGEAVSADTVAAQEFPKMLQEIIDELISLINNFLKHFRKFLGR, encoded by the coding sequence atgtctggaagcaagtgtaaaagcagcagtgatgtagctgatACTGCTAAGGTGCACCAAACGATAATggtggaaacaaaagtgaaaataattgagagagtggagcaaGGCAAAAAGATAGTAGATGTCGCTTGTTTTTATAACATGAATCATTCAACCATCGGCAcgattctaaagaacaaggacaagatcatggaatatgtgaagtctgctgtgccaATGATGTTGACAATAATACTGATGAAGCGTATAAAAGTGATGGAGGAAATGGAGAAACTTTTCAGAGTGTGGATGCAGGATCAGCATCAGCATCGAGTCTcgctcagcttaatgctgattcaagagaaagctaaaaggatttatgaagacttgaagaataAACACGGTGAAGAATCAGAAGGCacatcttttaatgccagccatggctggtttcattGGTTCAAGActagagccaaccttcacaaTGTAAAAGTAAGTGGCGAGGCAGTGAGTGCAGATACGGTAGCTGCCCAGGAATTTCCTAAAATGCTTCAAGAAATTATtgatgagctgatctccctcatCAATAATTTCTTGAAGCATTTTAGGAAATTCCTGGGCAGATGA